ATAAATACCCCGCGGGGTATGCATGAATTTCTGCGTGGTCACCCGCGAAATCGTTGATTCATGCATGCCTACCGCCTCGGCGATGTCATGCAGTACCAGCGGCTTCATGGCCTCATCGCCATATTCCAGGAAGCCACGCTGGTGCTCGACGATCTGGGTGGCCACTTTCATCAGGGTTTCGTTGCGGCTTTGCAGGCTCTTGATGAACCAGCGTGCTTCCTGCAACTGGTTGCGCATGAAGGTGTTGTCGGCGCTGGTGTCGGCACGCCGAACAAAACCTGCGTATTGCGGGTTGACCCGCAGGCGCGGCACTGATTCCTGGTTCAACTCCACCAGCCAACGCTCGTTGTCCTTGCGCACGATCACATCGGGCACGACGTATTCAGCTTCGCTGGACTCAATCTGCGAGCCTGGGCGAGGGTTGAGGCTCTGTACCAGCTCGATGACCTGGCGCAGGTCGTCTTCCTTGAGCTTCATGCGGCGCATCAGCTTGCTGTAGTCGCGGCTGCCCAGCAGGTCAATGTAGTCGGTAACCAGGCGCTGGGCCTCAGCGAGCCAAGGGGTCTTGGCGGGCAGTTGGCGCAGTTGCAGCAGCAGGCACTCGCTGAGAGTGCGGGCGCCGATACCGGCCGGCTCGAACTGCTGGATGCGGTGCAGCACGGCTTCGATTTCGTCCAGCTCGATGTCCAGTTCCGGGTCGAAGGCCTCGAGGATTTCATCGAGGGTTTCGTCCAGATAGCCCTGGTTATTGATGCAGTCGATCAGGGTGACGGCGATCAGGCGATCGGTGTCGGACATCGGTGCCAGGTTCAATTGCCAGAGCAAATGGCTCTGCAGGCTCTCGCCGGCGGACGTGCGGGTAGTGAAATCCCATTCGTCATCATCATTGCTCGGCAGGCTGCTGGCGCTGGTCTGGTAGACGTCTTCCCAGGCGGTGTCCACGGGAAGCTCGTTGGGGATGCGTTCGTTCCAATCGCCTTCCTCAAGGTTATCCACCGTGGGGGCGGTTTCCTGGTAGGAGGGTTCCTGTACGTCGGGATTGGGTTTTTGCTCGATGTTATCGGCCAGCGGGTCTGCGTTATCGAAGTCGTCGCCTTCTTCCTGGCGTTCGAGCATCGGATTTGACTCCAGGGCCTCCTGGATTTCCTGTTGCAGGTCCAGGGTCGACAATTGGAGCAGGCGGATGGCCTGTTGCAGCTGCGGTGTCATCGTCAGCTGCTGGCCCATTCTCAGGACTAGCGATGGTTTCATGGCAGGGGCTTAACACCTTATTCGCCGGCGCAATGCGCCATCCACGACAGGGCGCGTGAGCGCCAAACATAAGCAAATTATATGCCTGATATCGGGGGCTTTGCCTAGAGCGCGGTAACAATAAAAAAGTGGAGGTTTTTATTGACTCCCGCGCGCCTTGGCGAATGGCCAGACACCGCAGTGCTTACAGGCGGAACTCGTGGCCCAGGTACACTTCCTTGACCAGTTCGTTAGCCAGGATGGTGGCGGAATCGCCTTCGGCGATCAGCTGGCCATCGTTGACGATATAAGCCGTTTCACAGATATCGAGGGTCTCACGGACGTTGTGGTCGGTGATCAACACACCGATGCCCTTGGCCTTGAGGTGATGGATGATCTGCTTGATGTCGCCAACCGAGATCGGGTCGACGCCGGCAAACGGTTCGTCGAGCAGGATGAACTTCGGTGCGGTGGCCAGGGCGCGGGCGATTTCCACACGACGACGCTCACCACCCGACAGGCTCATGCCCAGGTTGTCGCGAATGTGGTTGATGTGGAACTCCTGCAGCAGGCTTTCCAGCTCTTTGCGACGGCCGTCACGGTCGAGTTCCTTGCGGGTCTCGAGGATCGCCATGATGTTGTCGGCAACCGACAGTTTGCGGAAGATCGACGCTTCCTGTGGAAGATAGCCGATACCGGCGCGTGCACGACCGTGCATTGGCTGGTGGCTGACGTCCAGGTCGTCAATCAATACACGTCCCTGATCCGCCTGAACCAATCCGACGATCATATAGAAGCAGGTGGTCTTGCCGGCACCGTTTGGGCCAAGCAAACCGACGATCTGGCCACTGTCGATCGACAGGCTCACGTCGCGTACGACTTGGCGGCTTTTATAGGCCTTGGCCAAGTGCTGGGCTTTCAGGGTTGCCATTAGTTCGCCTTCTTCGCAGCGGGTTTAGGCGCAGGCTGAGCCGCACCGTCTTTCTGCTTCGGCTGGATAACCATGTCGATACGCGGCTTCGGAGTGCCGATCTTCGCGCCGGTGGCGCGACCAGCCTGAGCGATCTGCTTCACGGTGTCGTAGGTGATTTTCTCACCGTCTGTCGTGTTGCCATCACTGCTCACAACCCTGGCCTGATCGATCAGGATGATACGGTTCTGCTGGGCGTGGTATTGGATGGTCTTGCCATAGCCCTTGATCGGGGCAGGGTCGGCGGCGGCCTGCTTCTGTTCGAAGTAAGCCAGGTTGCCCACGGATGTCACCACGTCAATGTCGCCAGCCGGCGTACGCGTGAGCGTCACCGTGTTGCCGGTGATTTTCATCGAGCCCTGGGTGATGATCACGCCGCCGGTGTAGGTGGCGACACCTTGTTTGTCATCCAGCTGCGCATCGTCAGCCTGAATGTGGATCGGTTGCTGGCTATCGTTCGGCAGAGCCCAGGCGCTCACGCTTCCCAGTGCTGCGCCCAGACCGAGCAAAATAGGGAGGGTTTTAACGAGCCTCATACTGTCCTCTTACGTTCGATAGCAGGTGTATCCTGCTTTCTTTCAAATACGCTTTCATTCCCTTGCCAGTCGATACACCGCCAGCGCCGTCGATTCTAACGTCTTGCTCGGTCTGCGCATATTGCTGTTGTGGGAAAACGGTCATGCGACTACTGGTAATGATGGTGTCGCGCTTCTTTTCGTCAGTGCGCGCAACGCGCACCGAGTCGATCAGTTCCACTTGA
The sequence above is a segment of the Pseudomonas sp. R76 genome. Coding sequences within it:
- a CDS encoding RNA polymerase factor sigma-54 → MKPSLVLRMGQQLTMTPQLQQAIRLLQLSTLDLQQEIQEALESNPMLERQEEGDDFDNADPLADNIEQKPNPDVQEPSYQETAPTVDNLEEGDWNERIPNELPVDTAWEDVYQTSASSLPSNDDDEWDFTTRTSAGESLQSHLLWQLNLAPMSDTDRLIAVTLIDCINNQGYLDETLDEILEAFDPELDIELDEIEAVLHRIQQFEPAGIGARTLSECLLLQLRQLPAKTPWLAEAQRLVTDYIDLLGSRDYSKLMRRMKLKEDDLRQVIELVQSLNPRPGSQIESSEAEYVVPDVIVRKDNERWLVELNQESVPRLRVNPQYAGFVRRADTSADNTFMRNQLQEARWFIKSLQSRNETLMKVATQIVEHQRGFLEYGDEAMKPLVLHDIAEAVGMHESTISRVTTQKFMHTPRGIYELKYFFSSHVSTSEGGECSSTAIRAIIKKLVAAENQKKPLSDSKIAGLLEAQGIQVARRTVAKYRESLGIAPSSERKRLM
- the lptB gene encoding LPS export ABC transporter ATP-binding protein, which gives rise to MATLKAQHLAKAYKSRQVVRDVSLSIDSGQIVGLLGPNGAGKTTCFYMIVGLVQADQGRVLIDDLDVSHQPMHGRARAGIGYLPQEASIFRKLSVADNIMAILETRKELDRDGRRKELESLLQEFHINHIRDNLGMSLSGGERRRVEIARALATAPKFILLDEPFAGVDPISVGDIKQIIHHLKAKGIGVLITDHNVRETLDICETAYIVNDGQLIAEGDSATILANELVKEVYLGHEFRL
- the lptA gene encoding lipopolysaccharide transport periplasmic protein LptA, encoding MRLVKTLPILLGLGAALGSVSAWALPNDSQQPIHIQADDAQLDDKQGVATYTGGVIITQGSMKITGNTVTLTRTPAGDIDVVTSVGNLAYFEQKQAAADPAPIKGYGKTIQYHAQQNRIILIDQARVVSSDGNTTDGEKITYDTVKQIAQAGRATGAKIGTPKPRIDMVIQPKQKDGAAQPAPKPAAKKAN